CTGGTGGCCAACCTTTTTACAGCAGTGTGGGTTAGCCGGACAATAATGGATTACCTCATTGGCAGGCACCGGGCCATAGGAGTAGGCATCAGGGTGACAGGGTAAAGGAGAAAGAGGGCGTCTCATGGAACTAATCCGTTCAGACCTCAACATCGATTTTCTAAGAAGAAAATGGCTGTTCATGGGCTTATCTGGAGTGCTCATCCTTGTGGGGATTGTTTCACTGGTAGTAAAAGGCGGACCTGACTTCGGAATCGACTTCGCAGGTGGACTTCTTGTGGAACTCCGCACCCAAAAGCCTACCTCCCCAGCAGAGGTGCGCCAAGCCCTAGCAGAAAAAAGAATGGGAAACTTCGTAGTTCAAAATGCATGGGAACTTGGTAAGGCCAGCGGACAGGATTTTTTGATAAGAATGGACCTGGGGGAAGGCAAGCCCGAGGAATTGTCCAAGCTTGTCCAGAAGGCTCTTGAGGATCACTTTGGAAAAGAGGGCCTTGAAATCAGGCGGGTCGAAATGGTAGGCCCCAAGGTAGGAAAGGAATTACAGCGTAAAGGAACATGGGCAGTGATATTGGCTTTGATTGCCATTTTGGTTTACTTGGCATGGCGTTTTGAGTTCAAGTACTCCTTAGGGGCAGTGACAGCCCTTTTCCATGACGTGATGATAACCTTGGGAGCCTTTTCCGTAACAGGCAGAGAGATCGATCTTCCCATAGTGGCAGCCTTTCTGACCATAGTAGGATACTCTGTCAATGACACCATAGTTATTTTCGACAGGGTCAGAGAGAACGTAAGAAAATACAGAAGAACCCCGCTGGCCGAAATAATTAACAGAAGTGTGAACGAAACCCTCAGCCGTACTATTCTCACGGCAGGCACTGTTTTCATAACCGACTTGGCCCTTTTCCTGTTTGGGGGGGGAGTCATACACGACTTTGCCTTTGCTCTTCTGGTGGGGATAGTGGCTGGAACCTACTCCACGGTGTTCATAGCCAGCCCAATTGCCCTAGCCTGGGAGCAGCGTTTCGGAACCAAGCGCTCTTCAGC
This portion of the bacterium genome encodes:
- the secF gene encoding protein translocase subunit SecF; amino-acid sequence: MELIRSDLNIDFLRRKWLFMGLSGVLILVGIVSLVVKGGPDFGIDFAGGLLVELRTQKPTSPAEVRQALAEKRMGNFVVQNAWELGKASGQDFLIRMDLGEGKPEELSKLVQKALEDHFGKEGLEIRRVEMVGPKVGKELQRKGTWAVILALIAILVYLAWRFEFKYSLGAVTALFHDVMITLGAFSVTGREIDLPIVAAFLTIVGYSVNDTIVIFDRVRENVRKYRRTPLAEIINRSVNETLSRTILTAGTVFITDLALFLFGGGVIHDFAFALLVGIVAGTYSTVFIASPIALAWEQRFGTKRSSAGKA